In Pyricularia oryzae 70-15 chromosome 2, whole genome shotgun sequence, one genomic interval encodes:
- a CDS encoding MOSC domain-containing protein, producing MEDILLALSNGTWHKDPGTISILLLTVLAFLVPMIYVYPPFPPRESDALAETHSKVGLEPSAAKPGLRAAQALPSDVLSAGPPRVQSLWIYPVKSCAGIELDRSVVLPSGLEFDRLFTLAQLKSPFPVRLDSDADEKSRHGWEFITQRQFPALANVRVELWRPDRAKCERRGEKIRESYLILRFPWMEEGFRGTLAWVAAKTLRGVDARPEKEIMLPVEFPSEADIRNKDYKYENVKIWKETVTALNMSSELSDELQRYLGVSNKLALFRIDPDKLREVYRGAPTSEVAGYQPVTGFQDAFPLHLLNLSSVRDLNEKVSQDENLKTLDARRFRANIILTGLPPYEEEKWKSIQLVSDGKSSEETAEFDVSCRTVRCKMPNVNPDNGIKHEKEPDHALRKYRNVDEGAPLNGCLGMQLTPMFKMTGSRVLELESTVKIGMEVKVKGLGSHKYIKQ from the exons ATGGAAGACATCCTACTCGCCCTCAGCAATGGCACCTGGCACAAGGATCCCGGGACGATCTCGATCCTATTATTGACAGTCCTGGCATTCCTGGTGCCAATGATCTACGTGTACCCCCCGTTCCCCCCACGGGAGAGCGACGCCCTCGCAGAGACGCACTCCAAGGTCGGCCTTGAGCCGTCTGCGGCCAAGCCGGGTCTCAGGGCCGCTCAGGCCCTGCCGTCCGATGTCCTGTCCGCTGGCCCGCCGCGCGTCCAGAGCCTCTGGATCTACCCTGTCAAGTCGTGCGCCGGCATAGAGCTCGACCGCAGCGTGGTCCTGCCCTCAGGCCTCGAGTTTGACAGGCTCTTCACCTTGGCTCAGCTCAAGAGCCCCTTCCCCGTCCGCTTGGACTCGGACGCGGACGAGAAGAGCCGCCACGGCTGGGAGTTCATCACCCAGCGCCAGTTCCCCGCCCTCGCCAATGTTCGCGTCGAGCTGTGGCGGCCGGACCGCGCCAAGTGCGAGCGCCGTGGCGAAAAGATCCGCGAGTCGTACCTCATTCTCCGCTTCCCCTGGATGGAGGAGGGCTTCCGTGGCACTTTGGCTTGGGTTGCTGCTAAGACGCTCCGGGGCGTAGATGCCCGTCCTGAGAAAGAGATCATGCTGCCTGTTGAATTCCCATCCGAGGCGGATATCAGGAACAAGGATTACAAGTATGAGAACGTCAAGATCTGGAAGGAAACTGTCACGGCCCTCAACATGTCGTCAGAACTGTCCGATGAGCTCCAAAGGTATCTGGGTGTCAGTAACAAGCTGGCCCTGTTCAGGATAGATCCCGATAAGCTCCGTGAGGTTTACCGTGGTGCCCCAACCAGTGAGGTTGCGGGCTACCAGCCGGTGACGGGTTTTCAAGACGCT TTCCCCCTCCATTTGCTAAATCTGAGTAGCGTGCGAGATCTCAACGAGAAGGTTTCCCAGGATGAGAACTTGAAAACCTTGGATGCAAGGAGGTTCCGAGCCAACATCATTC TCACGGGGCTACCGCCATATGAAGAGGAGAAGTGGAAGTCGATCCAGCTCGTATCGGACGGCAAGTCCTCGGAAGAGACGGCCGAATTTGACGTATCCTGCCGCACAGTCAGGTGCAAGATGCCCAACGTAAACCCAGACAATGGCATCAAGCACGAGAAAGAGCCCGACCACGCCTTGAGGAAGTACAGGAATGTAGACGAAGGCGCACCGCTGAACGGCTGCCTTGGCATGCAGCTGACGCCCATGTTCAAGATGACAGGCAGCCGGGTGTTGGAGTTGGAAAGTACTGTAAAGATCGGGATGGAGGTGAAAGTCAAGGGCCTAGGATCTCACAAGTACATCAAGCAATAG
- a CDS encoding MAS3 protein — translation MSLKSLIAATILAAPLVAGHGAIIKAVGDAGGEGMGLGVVTSTPRDGTRRDPFQQDSTRFKGQQADTFGETVGGGQNDVESMTKAIMAETGSQLPQISPGGSLQMTLHQVNGDGAGPYTCELNDDASGAQWQQIRVTTTPPGRNSRNRDGAMTDFPLVAEIPQRQACTGTVAGQTNVCLVRCMNAARAGPFGGVVAAQLAGSQTPQAARRALAESVKRSELIVSGLKKRGYNIADLSQEEIDELRRDGEIA, via the exons ATGTCTCTCAAGAGCTTGATCGCCGCTACTATCCTGGCCGCTCCCCTGGTCGCTGGTCACGGTGCCATCATCAAGGCCGTCGGCGACGCCGGTGGTGAGGGTATGGGTCTCGGTGTCGTTACCAGCACTCCCCGTGACGGAACCCGCAGGGACCCATTCCAGCAGGACAGCACCCGCTTCAAGGGCCAACAGGCCGACACCTTCGGCGAGACTGTTGGCGGAGGCCAGAACGATGTTGAGAGCATGACCAAGGCCATCATGGCCGAGACCGGCTCCCAGCTTCCTCAGATCTCCCCCGGTGGCAGCCTCCAGATGACTCTTCACCAGGTCAACGGTGACGGTGCAG GCCCCTACACTTGCGAGCTCAACGACGATGCTTCTGGCGCTCAGTGGCAGCAGATCCGCGTGACCACCACCCCCCCTGGCCGCAACTCCAGGAACCGGGATGGCGCCATGACCGACTTCCCTCTCGTCGCCGAGATCCCCCAGAGACAGGCATGCACAGGCACCGTCGCTGGCCAGACCAACGTCTGCCTGGTCCGCTGCATGAACGCCGCTCGCGCCGGCCCCTTTGGTGGTGTCGTCGCCGCTCAGCTCGCCGGCTCCCAGACCCCGCAAGCTGCCCGCCGGGCCCTCGCCGAGAGCGTCAAGCGCTCCGAGCTGATCGTCTCTGGCCTCAAGAAGCGCGGCTACAACATTGCCGACCTCTCCCAGGAGGAGATCGATGAGCTCCGCCGCGACGGCGAGATCGCTTAA
- a CDS encoding poly(A) polymerase translates to MLRRTPLVTRRFVHLMKRKLDTATSDGRPTPGMGSIILNPREKQFKALLLDVARGIPAKPEPVALRWAGGWVRDKLLGTESHDIDVAISCMTGEAFTRELVAFCNDAANRDRHGISEGDIGNLHKVAANPDKSKHLETVTTRMFGLEVDFVNLRKETYTEDSRNPQMEFGTAEEDALRRDATVNALFYNIHTSEVEDFVGGLRDMDQKLIRTPLEPLQTFKDDPLRVLRLVRFASRLGFTIDPSAEKTMSAPDVLEALRLKISRERVGVEVEKMLKGKHPRDSLHLIDRLQLYQAIFTDPSRTNLPSPDLSRWSTAYECMNHLTTNTTPGSIYHVLVRTEEEAYFCWILTAILPWEVLELPEEKIKGSQTLPIATLAAREGIRASNKLCDIVTATHRNRKEIQMLKKAVCDNEPYVKERDRMGMAVRRWDTRVGNWRPQVLAAALAEVMTCAEPGSVKSRDEVLSGWQKFLDHLEELDVLDAPALKKIIDGKTLSKALGVKPGPWMTSALDVCVAWQLRNPGVTDTTEAVEEVRQRAKELGITLSK, encoded by the exons ATGCTACGCCGCACCCCGCTGGTGACTCGCAGGTTTGTCCATCTCATGAAACGAAAACTGGACACGGCAACATCAGACGGACGTCCGACGCCTGGCATGGGCTCCATCATACTCAACCCCCGCGAGAAGCAGTTCAAGGCTCTGCTGCTCGATGTCGCTCGGGGCATACCAGCCAAGCCCGAGCCAGTGGCTCTGCGGTGGGCTGGTGGCTGGGTCAGGGACAAGCTGCTAGGCACAGAGAGCCACGACATTGATGTTGCCATTAGCTGCATGACCGGCGAGGCCTTCACCAGGGAGCTCGTCGCCTTCTGCAACGACGCTGCCAACCGTGATCGCCATGGCATCTCGGAGGGTGACATTGGCAACCTGCACAAGGTCGCCGCCAACCCCGACAAGTCCAAGCATCTCGAGACTGTGACGACGCGCATGTTTGGCCTGGAGGTCGACTTTGTCAACCTGCGCAAGGAGACGTACACAGAGGACAGCAGGAACCCTCAGATGGAGTTTGGCACCGCCGAGGAGGATGCCCTGCGTCGCGATGCCACCGTCAACGCCTTGTTCTACAACATACACACCAGCGAGGTCGAGGACTTTGTTGGAGGCCTGCGCGACATGGACCAGAAGCTCATCCGGACCCCACTGGAGCCGTTGCAGACCTTCAAGGATGATCCGCTGCGTGTGCTTCGCCTTGTGAGGTTTGCCAGTCGCCTGGGCTTCACCATTGACCCTTCTGCAGAGAAGACGATGAGTGCTCCGGATGTGCTCGAGGCCCTCAGGCTGAAGATTAGTCGAGAGCGTGTTGGTGTTGAAGTTGAGAAGATGCTCAAAG GCAAGCATCCAAGAGACTCTTTGCACCTGATAGACAGGTTGCAGCTCTACCAGGCAATATTCACAGATCCGAGTCGCACCAACCTCCCGTCGCCAGACCTGTCCAGGTGGAGCACGGCATATGAGTGCATGAACCATCTGACAACTAACACAACCCCGGGCTCGATCTACCATGTGCTCGTCAGAACAGAAGAGGAGGCCTACTTTTGCTGGATTCTCACCGCCATCTTGCCATGGGAGGTTCTGGAACTGCCCGAGGAGAAAATCAAGGGGTCGCAAACCCTTCCGATAGCCACTCTGGCAGCAAGGGAGGGAATCAGGGCAAGCAACAAGCTGTGTGACATTGTCACTGCCACCCACCGCAACAGGAAAGAGATACAAATGCTCAAGAAGGCTGTTTGCGACAATGAGCCATATGTGAAGGAGCGTGACCGTATGGGAATGGCTGTACGCCGATGGGACACCCGTGTTGGGAACTGGAGGCCACAGGTTCTAGCTGCCGCCCTCGCCGAAGTCATGACCTGCGCCGAGCCGGGATCAGTAAAGA GCCGAGATGAAGTGTTGAGCGGGTGGCAAAAGTTTCTGGATCACCTGGAAGAACTCGACGTACTTGATGCGCCTGCTTTGAAGAAAATCATAGACGGCAAAACGCTCTCCAAGGCACTCGGAGTGAAGCCGGGCCCTTGGATGACCTCTGCATTGGATGTCTGTGTGGCCTGGCAACTTCGAAACCCCGGTGTCACGGACACAACAGAGGCCGTTGAGGAGGTTCGGCAACGAGCAAAGGAGTTAGGTATCACTTTGAGTAAATAA
- a CDS encoding polyphosphoinositide phosphatase — translation MAPTPSVDSTDHASQVNVNTASGGGSTNHEPTAAATLESRELRDEQERQHQEQPHKHTAPVEPIFPQLNNTTEADGTPLVIDQSGTAQNDDDDEDEPAVATPFVRTSSPDGVSKTRPASVEEEEDDDDTDDNPGGHMDDSEIRKRKLPKMHKYSLYETASKYYIVGADVTEKRYRILKVDRTADEQDLSVTDDKIVYTQKEMNQLLDTIDDGNKATGGIKLRCTTWGLLGFIKFTSHYYMLLITKKSTVAMLGGHYIYQIDGTELIPLTPAKFKLDQRNQEESRHLQILGNLDLTRSFYYSYSYDITRTLQHNIARERAALLQGKERALDADFNSMFVWNSHLLGPAEAALSSPFDWCRPIIHGYIDQAAISIYGRTAYVAVIARRSRHFAGARFLKRGANDLGYVANDVETEQIVSEVNTTSFHSPGTKLYASPQYTSYVQHRGSIPLHWSQDSTGVTPKPPIEINLIDPFYTSAALHFDNLFERYGAPVYALNLVKARERTPRESKLLEEYTKAIDYLNQFLPEDKHIIHRAWDMSRAAKSRDQDVIGILERIAEQVVTTTGFFHNGDTAITPASSSDPGAPRVQNGVARTNCIDCLDRTNAAQFVIGKRALGHQLHALGILEDTVVDYDTDAVNLLTHMYHDHGDTIAVQYGGSQLVNTMETYRKINQWTSHSRDMIESFKRYYNNSFLDGQRQEAYNLFLGNYVFVKGQPMLWDLATDYYLHHTDPRAWLGNQRHNYTRWYTPQYLEPRTVPPCVSPSSDTAAVKPVSYYDDYWLEYYRPSTLSSFLKMFPFKMNSTIKFIPFKSTQEGRYDLSPFRVRTEGDQDAPDKRRRASGKKNVTVMTPEDQEHHGQHYDPYTSLGSATSASMTHAAANGGANGRPTSTKGFRGWLQNTQDPKESNVLGQFANGIHLQGIMKESTSSLTGSAAEADPKSGKPTSLEKSRAAQWTFAKMVHESLNPSVNIQETEDYARYISHPQTLPLVISADPVPSDVDAEYEEYIHGNWQTQGLSAPHGSGGSYYTSSMYGRDSVTAQTTMFSESIGDVEKEQERDEMYMLFEELLKVGDNPLTVTEEDAQKKRYKAYRKWLRGKSLFKQQPVD, via the coding sequence ATGGCGCCCACACCGTCTGTCGATAGCACCGACCATGCAAGTCAGGTCAATGTCAACACGGCAAGCGGTGGTGGCTCGACCAACCACGAGCCGactgcagcagcaacacTCGAGTCGAGAGAGTTGAGGGACGAACAGGAGCGGCAGCATCAAGAGCAACCGCATAAGCACACGGCACCTGTCGAGCCCATATTCCCGCAGCTCAATAACACGACCGAGGCTGACGGCACCCCGCTTGTCATCGACCAGTCCGGTACCGCACAaaatgacgatgatgacgaagACGAGCCCGCCGTAGCCACACCCTTTGTGCGCACGTCCAGTCCCGACGGCGTCTCCAAGACCCGTCCGGCCAgcgtcgaggaggaggaagacgaCGATGATACCGACGACAATCCGGGCGGCCACATGGACGACAGCGAGATCAGGAAGCGCAAGCTGCCCAAGATGCACAAGTACAGTCTCTATGAGACCGCCTCCAAGTACTACATAgtcggcgccgacgtcaCCGAGAAGCGTTACCGCATTCTCAAGGTCGACCGCACCGCCGACGAGCAGGACCTGAGCGTCACCGACGACAAGATTGTGTACACGCAGAAGGAAATGAACCAGCTGCTGGACACAATCGACGATGGAAACAAGGCCACAGGTGGCATCAAGCTTCGCTGCACCACCTGGGGCTTGCTGGGTTTCATCAAGTTCACCAGCCACTACTACATGCTACTTATCACCAAAAAGAGCACCGTGGCGATGCTTGGCGGCCACTACATCTACCAGATTGATGGCACCGAGCTGATCCCCCTGACGCCCGCAAAGTTCAAGCTGGACCAGCGTAACCAGGAGGAATCTCGTCACCTCCAAATCCTGGGCAATTTGGATCTGACCAGGTCATTTTACTACAGCTACTCGTATGACATCACAAGGACACTCCAGCACAACATCGCAAGAGAGCGTGCTGCGCTTCTGCAGGGCAAGGAGCGCGCCCTAGACGCCGACTTCAACTCGATGTTTGTGTGGAACAGCCATCTGCTGGGTCCCGCAGAGGCGGCCCTCAGCTCGCCCTTTGACTGGTGCCGACCCATCATACACGGCTACATAGACCAGGCGGCCATTTCCATCTACGGACGAACAGCCTACGTTGCTGTCATTGCCCGGCGCTCTCGGCACTTTGCCGGTGCCCGCTTCCTCAAGCGTGGCGCCAACGACCTTGGATATGTTGCCAATGACGTTGAGACGGAGCAGATTGTCTCTGAGGTCAACACAACCTCTTTCCACTCTCCCGGCACAAAACTTTATGCTAGCCCGCAGTACACATCCTATGTTCAGCACCGAGGCAGTATCCCCTTGCACTGGTCTCAAGACAGCACCGGCGTGACCCCCAAGCCACCTATAGAGATTAACCTGATCGACCCTTTTTATACCTCGGCCGCACTGCACTTTGACAACCTCTTTGAGCGCTATGGAGCTCCTGTATATGCCTTGAACCTTGTCAAGGCTCGAGAGCGTACGCCTCGCGAGTCGAAACTCCTGGAAGAGTATACCAAAGCCATCGACTACCTGAATCAGTTCCTGCCCGAGGATAAACACATTATTCATCGAGCCTGGGACATGTCCAGGGCAGCAAAGTCTCGTGACCAAGACGTTATAGGCATCCTCGAGCGCATCGCCGAGCAGGTTGTAACAACGACTGGCTTCTTTCACAATGGTGACACTGCGATAACGCCGGCGTCGTCAAGTGACCCGGGTGCTCCTCGGGTGCAAAACGGGGTTGCGCGTACCAACTGCATCGACTGTCTCGACCGAACTAACGCGGCACAGTTTGTCATCGGCAAGCGTGCTCTCGGTCACCAACTTCATGCGTTGGGAATTCTGGAGGACACGGTTGTCGACTATGACACTGACGCGGTCAACCTTCTCACTCACATGTATCACGATCATGGAGACACCATCGCGGTCCAGTACGGCGGGTCGCAGCTGGTCAACACTATGGAGACGTACCGCAAGATTAACCAGTGGACCAGCCACAGTCGAGACATGATTGAGAGTTTTAAACGCTACTACAATAACTCGTTCCTCGATGGGCAACGTCAGGAAGCCTACAACCTTTTTTTGGGCAACTATGTCTTTGTCAAGGGCCAGCCAATGCTTTGGGATCTTGCAACAGACTACTATCTGCATCACACAGACCCAAGAGCCTGGCTAGGCAACCAGCGACACAACTACACCCGCTGGTACACACCCCAATACTTGGAGCCGAGAACAGTACCGCCTTGTGTATCGCCGTCGTCGGATACAGCCGCTGTCAAGCCCGTATCCTACTACGATGATTATTGGCTCGAGTACTATCGCCCATCCACTCTGTCGTCGTTTCTCAAGATGTTTCCGTTCAAGATGAACTCGACCATCAAGTTCATACCCTTCAAGTCAACCCAAGAAGGTCGCTACGACCTTAGCCCCTTCCGAGTGCGCACTGAGGGCGACCAAGATGCGCCAGACAAGCGACGTCGCGCCAGTGGCAAGAAGAATGTTACGGTCATGACCCCAGAGGATCAAGAACATCACGGCCAGCATTATGACCCGTATACCTCGCTTGGCTCCGCCACCTCTGCCAGCATGACACACGCCGCCGCAAACGGCGGTGCCAACGGCAGGCCGACGTCAACCAAGGGGTTTCGGGGGTGGCTGCAGAACACTCAGGATCCCAAGGAGTCGAACGTTCTAGGCCAGTTTGCCAACGGTATTCATTTGCAGGGAATAATGAAGGAGTCCACATCGTCCTTGACCGGGTCGGCCGCTGAAGCTGACCCCAAGTCAGGCAAGCCCACCTCGCTGGAGAAAAGCCGCGCGGCCCAATGGACGTTTGCCAAGATGGTGCACGAGTCGCTGAATCCATCTGTGAACATCCAAGAAACGGAGGATTATGCCCGATATATAAGTCACCCCCAGACGCTACCTCTTGTCATATCTGCCGATCCGGTGCCTTCGGACGTGGATGCCGAGTACGAGGAATACATTCACGGCAACTGGCAGACCCAGGGGCTGTCTGCCCCACACGGCTCGGGCGGATCTTATTATACCTCATCTATGTATGGCCGCGACAGCGTCACGGCGCAGACCACTATGTTTTCAGAAAGCATCGGCGACGTCGAGAAGGAGCAGGAACGTGACGAGATGTACATGCTGTTCGAGGAGCTGCTCAAGGTTGGCGACAATCCGCTCACGGTCACGGAAGAGGATGCGCAGAAGAAGCGGTACAAGGCCTATAGGAAATGGCTCAGAGGGAAATCGCTTTTCAAACAACAGCCAGTCGATTAG